From one Halosimplex rubrum genomic stretch:
- a CDS encoding IucA/IucC family protein, with protein MTRSLTGPAVAGRPAVTHVELTERERAGLAAAFRYAQRHDLSSPPDEAYRRELSAARWGVLARLLGGLARDLPDALPEPLVVDATDPDLPETNADPLASLDGDALTARLPETDGAEDVLLLRFPASEAVVAASVADRRAFGRFAFVSPAVSCRIEATEPVGSPESLVPLLDRERAFDAPEAPERFRAELGESVANLALARLARRVRWADSESTPTPAGPPDRSSVDASAAFDGLVTGGHPFHPGAKIRRGMSPTESLSFAPEFADSLPLRFAAIHRDRALAASVDDRSLTERLYATFSNLRMAVGTALPSGRPVSEYAVVPVHPWQFRHVLPDRYAAAREDGVVVPVPSYTVPVTPLLSLRTVVPEPGSTAADRPPHLKLAIGVQTTNAVRTLSPNAVTNGPQLSGALTAACDALSVSGFGVLSEPAATCYDPPGGPHTDGPGYDDARHLSALARRHPATHSVVEDDRRAVTAAGLLARAPPGRRSVLAATLDSFADGRSASDRSETVESFLAAYLGAVVPGPLRLLVARGVALEAHLQNTHVVFEDGRPTGALVGDFGGVRVHEGRFDGAEVSPHPDSEVFTDDAAAAREKLWYSLFQNHLGELIGRLCATEPVAAADCWRLVRRRCEETFDALAADDAVPDRRVSADRESLFDDRVVHKALTAMRLRDATHDYSRTTVANPLARHARPRARGR; from the coding sequence ATGACACGATCGTTGACAGGGCCGGCGGTCGCCGGCCGGCCGGCGGTGACACACGTGGAACTGACCGAGCGCGAGCGAGCGGGGCTGGCCGCGGCGTTCCGGTACGCACAGCGCCACGACCTCTCCTCGCCGCCCGACGAGGCGTACCGACGCGAACTCTCGGCCGCGCGGTGGGGGGTGCTCGCCCGGCTGCTCGGGGGACTCGCTCGCGACCTGCCGGACGCGCTTCCGGAGCCGCTGGTCGTCGACGCGACGGACCCCGACCTCCCGGAGACGAACGCCGACCCGCTGGCGTCGCTCGACGGAGACGCGCTCACCGCCCGGCTCCCCGAGACCGACGGGGCCGAGGACGTGCTCCTGCTTCGGTTCCCCGCCTCCGAGGCGGTCGTCGCCGCGTCCGTCGCAGACCGGCGAGCGTTCGGGCGGTTCGCGTTCGTCTCGCCCGCGGTCAGTTGCCGGATCGAGGCGACGGAACCGGTCGGGTCCCCGGAGTCACTGGTCCCGCTCCTCGACCGCGAACGCGCCTTCGACGCGCCGGAAGCGCCCGAGCGGTTCCGCGCCGAGCTCGGAGAGAGCGTCGCGAACCTCGCGCTCGCACGGTTGGCACGGCGAGTGCGGTGGGCCGACAGCGAATCGACGCCGACCCCGGCCGGCCCGCCCGACCGGTCGAGTGTCGACGCCTCGGCCGCGTTCGACGGGCTGGTTACGGGTGGCCACCCCTTCCACCCCGGCGCGAAGATCAGGCGCGGCATGTCGCCGACCGAGTCGCTGTCGTTCGCGCCCGAGTTCGCCGACTCGCTACCGTTGCGGTTCGCCGCGATCCACCGCGACCGGGCGCTGGCAGCCAGCGTCGACGACCGGTCGCTCACCGAACGGCTCTACGCGACGTTCTCGAACCTCCGGATGGCGGTCGGGACGGCGCTCCCGTCGGGACGGCCGGTCTCGGAGTACGCCGTCGTCCCCGTCCATCCGTGGCAGTTCCGTCACGTCCTCCCGGACCGCTACGCGGCGGCGCGCGAGGACGGAGTCGTCGTCCCCGTCCCGTCGTACACCGTCCCGGTGACGCCGCTGCTGTCGCTCCGAACGGTCGTCCCCGAACCCGGGTCGACGGCGGCGGACCGGCCGCCACACCTGAAGCTCGCTATCGGCGTCCAGACGACCAACGCCGTCCGGACGCTCTCGCCCAACGCCGTCACGAACGGGCCGCAGTTGAGCGGCGCGCTGACGGCGGCCTGCGACGCGCTGTCCGTTTCGGGGTTCGGCGTCCTCTCCGAACCGGCGGCGACCTGTTACGACCCACCTGGTGGTCCCCACACCGACGGCCCGGGCTACGACGACGCTCGCCACCTCTCGGCGCTCGCTCGACGCCACCCCGCGACCCACTCCGTCGTCGAGGACGACCGGCGTGCGGTGACGGCCGCCGGTCTGTTGGCACGGGCACCCCCGGGCCGCCGGTCGGTCCTCGCTGCCACGCTCGACTCGTTCGCCGACGGCCGGTCCGCGTCGGACCGCTCGGAGACCGTCGAGTCGTTCCTCGCGGCGTACCTCGGCGCGGTGGTTCCGGGACCGCTACGCCTGCTCGTCGCCCGCGGCGTCGCGCTCGAAGCCCACCTCCAGAACACGCACGTGGTGTTCGAGGACGGGCGACCGACGGGCGCGCTCGTCGGCGACTTCGGCGGTGTCCGCGTCCACGAGGGACGGTTCGACGGCGCTGAGGTATCGCCCCATCCCGACTCCGAGGTGTTCACCGACGACGCGGCGGCGGCCCGGGAGAAGCTCTGGTACTCGCTGTTCCAGAACCACCTCGGGGAACTGATCGGCCGGCTCTGCGCGACCGAACCGGTGGCTGCCGCCGACTGCTGGCGACTGGTCCGGCGGCGGTGCGAGGAGACGTTCGACGCCCTCGCGGCCGACGACGCGGTGCCCGACCGGCGCGTCTCGGCCGACCGCGAGTCGCTGTTCGACGACCGCGTGGTCCACAAGGCGCTGACCGCGATGCGGCTCCGCGACGCTACCCACGACTACAGCCGGACGACCGTCGCGAACCCGCTCGCGAGACACGCTCGACCGCGGGCGAGGGGGCGATGA
- a CDS encoding IucA/IucC family protein — MTMSVLDPAEGGGVDLSEAERRLADAVSLLPRGDGGCLYDRYRAAVPPARRAITHRLLAGVVRENVGGLGEEARTVPLSNADRSMTVPPGQSLATVVDRLRPLPPAAERALVVPLPSIDAALAVPVAGMRAFRRPDPVGDAVRCDADATRRLARPEQVLRTLWSAGRLGGVTHDEVERVAAELADSAANLALSYTRRDRKEASVHERAAEADWSDDRAYLRAAADPLLRSERLVVEGHPLHPGTKLRRGFGPSEVVSYGSEYDAVPEVRFVAVADEYASGDAVAGGPSLSERLYDLVPGLREGVSEAVSTAGRDPDAVTVLPVHPWQYRHELPERYAHEIDRGVVVPVPNCALPAAATVSLRTLVPRTGDPTPPHLKVSLGIQTTSSVRTITPQTIHNGPRVTDALDGVFDDGSFRSLRGIPETASACFHDPDGPHTDGPGHVRAKHLSALVRRNPLELVDDGSLPLTAAALLARGPVEGRPLLDALAPDGGTDATAAFLRSYAETVVPDALRLLVAYGIGLEAHLQNCVVVFDDGDPTGALVRDYGGLRICRERLAASGHAVDPYPGSVTVADEMGPAYDKCTYALVQNHLAELVRVLVRHRNISESRCWAVLSAVVAEALADLRREGVPEAWVDDAADVLFAPTWEYKCLTRMRLTDRSHSYVFESVPNPLSRPE; from the coding sequence ATGACGATGTCGGTCCTCGACCCCGCCGAGGGCGGCGGCGTCGACCTCTCGGAGGCCGAGCGCCGCCTCGCGGACGCCGTCTCGCTACTCCCGCGGGGCGACGGGGGTTGCCTCTACGACCGCTACCGCGCGGCGGTCCCCCCGGCACGGCGCGCGATCACCCACCGCCTGCTCGCCGGCGTCGTCCGGGAGAACGTCGGTGGCCTGGGCGAGGAGGCCCGGACCGTTCCGCTGTCGAACGCCGACCGATCGATGACGGTCCCGCCGGGCCAGTCCCTGGCGACCGTCGTCGACCGACTCCGGCCGCTCCCGCCCGCCGCCGAGCGCGCGCTCGTGGTGCCGCTACCGTCGATAGACGCCGCACTCGCGGTCCCCGTCGCGGGGATGCGGGCGTTCAGACGGCCCGACCCGGTCGGCGACGCCGTCCGCTGCGACGCGGACGCGACCCGTCGACTCGCCCGTCCCGAGCAGGTCCTGCGGACGCTCTGGTCGGCCGGTCGACTCGGCGGCGTGACCCACGACGAGGTCGAGCGCGTGGCCGCGGAACTGGCCGACAGCGCGGCCAACCTCGCGCTGTCGTACACGCGCCGCGACCGCAAGGAAGCGTCGGTCCACGAGCGGGCCGCCGAGGCCGACTGGAGCGACGACCGGGCGTACCTCCGGGCGGCCGCGGACCCGCTGTTGCGCTCCGAGCGGCTGGTCGTCGAGGGCCACCCGCTGCACCCGGGAACGAAGCTCCGGCGGGGGTTCGGCCCGTCGGAGGTCGTCTCGTACGGGTCGGAGTACGACGCCGTTCCCGAGGTCAGGTTCGTCGCGGTCGCCGACGAGTACGCCAGCGGCGACGCCGTCGCCGGCGGGCCGTCGCTCTCCGAGCGGCTCTACGACCTGGTGCCCGGCCTCCGCGAGGGCGTCTCCGAGGCCGTGTCGACCGCGGGTCGCGACCCCGATGCGGTGACCGTCCTCCCGGTCCACCCCTGGCAGTACCGCCACGAGCTGCCGGAGCGGTACGCCCACGAGATCGACCGCGGCGTCGTCGTCCCCGTCCCGAACTGCGCCCTGCCCGCGGCCGCGACCGTCTCGCTCCGCACGCTCGTCCCGCGGACCGGCGACCCGACGCCGCCGCACCTGAAGGTCTCGCTGGGGATCCAGACGACCTCCTCGGTCCGAACGATCACGCCCCAGACGATCCACAACGGTCCCCGGGTCACCGACGCCCTCGACGGGGTGTTCGACGACGGCTCCTTCCGGTCGCTCCGGGGCATCCCCGAGACCGCCAGCGCCTGTTTCCACGACCCCGACGGGCCACACACCGACGGTCCCGGACACGTCCGGGCGAAACACCTCTCGGCGCTCGTCCGGCGGAACCCGCTCGAACTCGTCGACGACGGGTCGCTCCCGCTGACCGCCGCGGCGCTGCTCGCCCGCGGCCCGGTCGAGGGGCGACCGCTGCTCGACGCGCTGGCCCCCGACGGCGGGACGGACGCGACGGCGGCGTTCCTCCGGTCGTACGCCGAGACGGTCGTCCCCGACGCGCTCCGACTGCTGGTCGCGTACGGCATCGGGCTGGAGGCGCACCTCCAGAACTGCGTCGTCGTCTTCGACGACGGCGACCCGACGGGCGCGCTCGTTCGCGACTACGGGGGACTCCGGATCTGTCGGGAGCGCCTCGCCGCGAGCGGTCACGCCGTCGACCCGTATCCCGGGTCGGTGACCGTCGCCGACGAGATGGGACCGGCGTACGACAAATGCACCTACGCGCTGGTCCAGAACCACCTCGCGGAGCTGGTTCGGGTGCTCGTCCGCCACCGGAACATCTCGGAGTCGCGCTGCTGGGCCGTCCTCTCCGCGGTCGTCGCGGAGGCGCTCGCGGACCTCCGTCGCGAGGGCGTCCCCGAGGCGTGGGTCGACGACGCGGCCGACGTCCTGTTCGCGCCGACCTGGGAGTACAAGTGTCTGACCCGGATGCGCCTGACCGACCGGTCCCACAGCTACGTCTTCGAGTCGGTGCCGAACCCGCTGTCGCGGCCGGAGTGA
- a CDS encoding flippase-like domain-containing protein: MSDVEVSVVLPAYNEEATIERTVEVTLETLASFLPAGAFEVIVAEDGCDDRTPEIATRLAEEDDRVRHIHSDRRLGRGGALEYAFERAGGETLVYFDTDLATDMKHLEELVETVRSGEYDVATGSRWMPENQAERPAKRAVSSRGYNTLVRLFLRSDMQDHQCGFKAISRETFDALRSEVEDEHWFWDTEVLVLSQRRGYRVKEFPVDWEPKGDTKVDLVRDVFGMGSQILRTWWQLSVSPRISRRVSMAAGSILVMLALIVAVSVVFNLETVFDAMSGADPALVTAAGVVYLVSWPLRGLRYRDILDRLGFSGDTWFLTGAIFISQTGNLVFPARLGDGVRAYVVKARRDVPYPSGFASLAIERVFDLLAITVLGGTVLVGLVLTGGTEQIAEAIAAEIPPVTIGGETIDAGAAARTALRVAAGVGAAAVLGVLAILASARMESDYVHRVVTAVSNDSYANYVSGVIEQFVGDVQAVVSDRGAFARVGLGSLVIWVVDVATALVVFAAFPDIALTPALVATAFFAVSVGNLAKVLPLSPGGIGLYEGAFTLIVFGLTNVAAPVAFAISIVDHVVKNAVTILGGLVSMGWLNVSLTTAVEESREASEVEAAAVTED, encoded by the coding sequence ATGAGTGACGTCGAGGTGAGCGTCGTCCTCCCGGCCTACAACGAGGAGGCCACCATCGAGCGGACCGTCGAGGTCACGCTGGAGACGCTCGCCTCCTTTCTCCCCGCGGGCGCCTTCGAAGTGATCGTCGCCGAGGACGGCTGCGACGACCGCACGCCGGAGATCGCGACGCGGCTGGCCGAGGAGGACGACCGCGTTCGCCACATCCACAGCGACCGGCGCCTGGGACGGGGCGGCGCGCTGGAGTACGCCTTCGAGCGGGCCGGCGGAGAGACGCTGGTCTACTTCGACACGGACCTCGCCACGGACATGAAACACCTCGAAGAGCTGGTCGAGACCGTCCGTTCCGGCGAGTACGACGTGGCGACCGGCTCGCGGTGGATGCCCGAGAACCAGGCCGAACGGCCGGCCAAACGGGCCGTGTCGAGTCGCGGCTACAACACGCTCGTCCGGCTCTTTCTCCGCTCGGACATGCAGGACCACCAGTGCGGGTTCAAGGCCATCTCGCGGGAGACCTTCGACGCCCTGCGGAGCGAGGTCGAGGACGAACACTGGTTCTGGGACACCGAGGTGCTGGTCCTCTCCCAGCGACGGGGGTACCGGGTCAAGGAGTTCCCGGTCGACTGGGAGCCGAAAGGCGACACGAAGGTCGACCTCGTCCGGGACGTGTTCGGCATGGGGAGTCAGATCCTCCGGACGTGGTGGCAGCTGTCGGTGAGCCCGCGGATCTCCCGGCGGGTGAGCATGGCCGCCGGATCGATACTCGTGATGCTCGCGCTGATCGTGGCCGTGAGCGTCGTCTTCAACCTCGAGACCGTCTTCGACGCGATGAGCGGGGCCGACCCGGCGCTGGTCACCGCGGCCGGCGTCGTGTATCTGGTCTCGTGGCCGCTGCGGGGGCTGCGCTACCGCGACATCCTCGACCGGCTCGGCTTCTCCGGGGACACCTGGTTCCTGACGGGTGCGATCTTCATCAGTCAGACCGGGAATCTGGTCTTCCCGGCGCGGCTGGGCGACGGCGTCCGCGCCTACGTCGTGAAGGCCCGCCGCGACGTGCCTTACCCCAGCGGCTTCGCGTCGCTGGCCATCGAGCGCGTCTTCGACCTGCTCGCGATCACGGTGCTGGGCGGCACGGTCTTGGTCGGGCTGGTCCTGACCGGCGGCACCGAACAGATCGCCGAGGCCATCGCCGCCGAGATTCCCCCGGTCACCATCGGTGGGGAGACCATCGACGCGGGCGCGGCGGCCCGGACGGCGCTGCGGGTCGCCGCCGGCGTGGGCGCCGCGGCGGTCCTCGGCGTCCTCGCCATCCTCGCCAGCGCCCGCATGGAGAGCGACTACGTCCACCGGGTCGTCACGGCGGTCAGCAACGACTCCTACGCCAACTACGTCTCCGGCGTCATCGAGCAGTTCGTCGGCGACGTGCAGGCGGTCGTCAGCGACAGAGGTGCGTTCGCCCGCGTCGGCCTGGGCAGCCTCGTCATCTGGGTCGTCGACGTGGCGACGGCGCTGGTCGTCTTCGCGGCGTTCCCCGACATCGCGCTGACCCCCGCGCTGGTCGCGACCGCCTTCTTCGCCGTCAGCGTCGGCAACCTCGCGAAGGTGCTCCCGCTCTCGCCGGGCGGCATCGGGCTCTACGAGGGGGCGTTCACGCTCATCGTCTTCGGACTCACGAACGTGGCCGCGCCGGTCGCGTTCGCCATCTCGATCGTCGACCACGTCGTCAAAAACGCCGTCACGATCCTCGGCGGGCTGGTCTCGATGGGCTGGCTCAACGTCTCGCTGACCACCGCGGTCGAGGAGAGCCGCGAGGCCAGCGAGGTCGAGGCCGCCGCCGTGACCGAGGACTGA
- a CDS encoding radical SAM protein: MTRDPATLDVTIVDGYVDEPAHFGVPPYISTYPRYTAGALVDAGVPAERITYHTIDGLRDDKRRWADVADADLLIYVGGMTVPGKYVGGTPAEPDEVRRLTWEADGTTLLGGPIRFGVGEENKGAEETERDDLDYDFVAKGDVEAAAHDLVREGLEGFSDRMRDNEEISRWARAGAFVVEQHPNHPDYLIAEMETSRGCAYRCSFCTEPLYGDPAFRTAESVVDEVDALSDHGVRDFRLGRQADILAFGGDGEAPNPDALRDLYGGIREVAPDLRTLHLDNMNPVTITDYPERSREGIRIIAEHNTPGDTAAFGLESADPVVQEENNLLVTAEECLEAVRIVNEEAGWRPGGDRDSAPNFGSDASRRLPKLLPGINLVHGLDGERSETFEHNKQFLRDVLEEGLMVRRINIRQVMAFEGTEMSETGAEIARDHKQQFKQYKREVREEIDNAMLQRVAPPGTVLPDVHLEYHQDGKTFGRQLGTYALLVAVPGERELGRTVDVAVTDHGYRSVTGVPYPLDLNAASMDELTAVPGIGRSTAGDVVVNRPYDAVDAVDADADLRSFATVDGETPEAGD, from the coding sequence ATGACCCGAGACCCCGCGACGCTGGACGTGACCATCGTCGACGGGTACGTCGACGAGCCGGCGCACTTCGGCGTGCCGCCCTACATCTCGACGTACCCCCGGTACACCGCGGGGGCGCTCGTCGACGCCGGCGTGCCCGCCGAACGGATCACCTACCACACCATCGACGGCCTGCGCGACGACAAGCGCCGCTGGGCCGACGTGGCCGACGCCGACCTGCTGATCTACGTCGGCGGCATGACCGTCCCCGGCAAGTACGTCGGCGGCACCCCCGCCGAACCCGACGAGGTCCGCCGGCTCACCTGGGAGGCCGACGGGACCACCCTGCTGGGCGGCCCGATCCGCTTCGGCGTCGGCGAGGAGAACAAGGGCGCCGAGGAGACCGAACGCGACGATCTGGACTACGACTTCGTCGCGAAGGGCGACGTGGAGGCGGCGGCCCACGACCTCGTCCGCGAAGGGCTGGAGGGGTTTTCCGACCGGATGCGCGACAACGAGGAGATATCTCGGTGGGCGCGGGCCGGCGCGTTCGTCGTCGAGCAACACCCCAACCACCCCGACTACCTCATCGCCGAGATGGAGACCTCCCGGGGCTGTGCCTACCGGTGTTCCTTCTGCACGGAACCGCTGTACGGCGACCCCGCCTTCCGCACCGCCGAGTCGGTCGTCGACGAGGTCGACGCCCTCTCGGACCACGGGGTGCGGGACTTTCGACTCGGTCGCCAGGCCGACATCCTCGCCTTTGGCGGCGACGGCGAGGCGCCCAACCCCGACGCGCTGCGCGATCTGTACGGCGGCATCCGCGAGGTGGCGCCCGACCTGCGGACGCTACACCTCGACAACATGAACCCGGTGACGATCACCGACTACCCCGAGAGATCGAGGGAGGGGATCCGGATCATCGCCGAGCACAACACGCCCGGCGACACGGCCGCGTTCGGCCTCGAATCCGCGGACCCCGTGGTGCAGGAGGAGAACAACCTCCTGGTCACCGCCGAGGAGTGTCTCGAAGCGGTCCGGATCGTCAACGAGGAAGCGGGCTGGCGGCCCGGCGGCGACCGCGACTCCGCCCCGAACTTCGGGTCCGACGCCTCGCGGCGCCTGCCGAAACTCCTCCCGGGGATCAACCTCGTCCACGGCCTCGACGGCGAGCGGTCGGAGACCTTCGAGCACAACAAGCAGTTCCTGCGGGACGTGCTGGAGGAGGGGCTGATGGTCCGCCGGATCAACATCCGGCAGGTGATGGCCTTCGAGGGGACGGAGATGAGCGAGACCGGCGCGGAGATCGCCCGCGACCACAAACAGCAGTTCAAGCAGTACAAACGCGAAGTGCGCGAAGAGATCGACAACGCGATGCTCCAGCGGGTGGCGCCGCCGGGGACCGTCCTCCCGGACGTGCATCTGGAGTACCACCAAGACGGCAAGACGTTCGGGCGTCAGCTGGGCACCTACGCCCTGCTCGTGGCAGTGCCGGGCGAGCGTGAACTCGGGCGGACGGTCGACGTGGCGGTCACCGACCACGGCTACCGCTCGGTGACCGGCGTCCCCTACCCGCTCGATCTCAACGCGGCGTCGATGGACGAGCTGACCGCGGTCCCGGGGATCGGGCGGTCGACCGCGGGCGATGTGGTCGTCAACCGGCCGTACGACGCCGTCGACGCGGTCGACGCCGACGCGGACCTCCGGTCGTTCGCGACCGTCGACGGCGAGACGCCCGAAGCCGGCGACTGA
- a CDS encoding AI-2E family transporter, with product MSDGPTPPAWVVEQPGLTAVALVSVVLALSVLLPYLQFVLFGVVLAYILYPLQRRLERYVRPMAAAMGVVVATLLVVLLPLVWVLSLAVRQSFDVVRAIQRGDIDVERIERLFEANGYAVDLVAVYEANQGRIAAAIREVTNGAVDLVGSLPGLFIGLTVTLFVLFTLLRDGDGLLAWIEWVLPVPDEDLAELRAGLDDLMWASVVGNVAVAAIQAVMLGAGLFVAGVPAIVFLTVATFVLTLLPLVGAFGVWIPASAYLVAVGRPTAGGALAVYGLFVTLSDSYLRPALIGQTAAFNSAIVIVGIFGGLVVFGAVGLFIGPVVLGGAKLALDCFGRQHAGAPPDEAGVDQTDDGTGATGGKADAG from the coding sequence ATGTCGGATGGCCCTACACCGCCGGCCTGGGTCGTCGAACAGCCGGGACTGACCGCCGTGGCGCTGGTGAGCGTCGTCCTCGCGCTGTCGGTCCTCCTGCCGTACCTCCAGTTCGTCCTGTTCGGTGTCGTCCTCGCGTACATCCTCTACCCGCTCCAGCGGCGTCTGGAGCGGTACGTCCGACCGATGGCGGCGGCGATGGGCGTCGTCGTCGCCACGCTGCTGGTCGTCCTGCTCCCGCTCGTCTGGGTCCTCTCGCTCGCCGTCCGTCAGTCGTTCGACGTCGTCCGCGCCATCCAGCGGGGCGACATCGACGTCGAGCGGATCGAGCGGCTGTTCGAGGCGAACGGCTACGCCGTCGACCTGGTCGCCGTCTACGAGGCCAACCAGGGCCGGATCGCCGCGGCCATCCGGGAGGTGACGAACGGCGCGGTCGACCTCGTCGGGAGCCTCCCCGGACTGTTCATCGGGCTGACGGTCACCCTCTTCGTCCTGTTCACGCTGCTGCGCGACGGCGATGGACTGCTCGCGTGGATCGAGTGGGTGCTACCGGTCCCGGACGAGGACCTGGCCGAACTCCGGGCCGGACTGGACGATCTCATGTGGGCGTCGGTCGTTGGGAACGTCGCCGTCGCCGCCATCCAGGCGGTGATGCTCGGCGCCGGTCTGTTCGTCGCTGGCGTCCCGGCGATCGTCTTCCTCACGGTCGCCACGTTCGTCCTGACGCTGCTGCCGCTGGTAGGCGCGTTCGGGGTCTGGATCCCCGCATCGGCGTACCTCGTCGCGGTCGGGCGACCGACCGCCGGCGGCGCGCTCGCCGTCTACGGGCTGTTCGTCACCCTCTCGGACTCGTACCTGCGACCGGCGCTGATCGGCCAGACCGCCGCGTTCAACTCCGCGATCGTCATCGTCGGCATCTTCGGCGGGCTCGTCGTCTTCGGCGCCGTCGGCCTGTTCATCGGCCCGGTCGTCCTCGGCGGCGCGAAGCTCGCACTCGACTGTTTCGGCCGTCAACACGCCGGCGCCCCGCCTGACGAAGCGGGCGTCGACCAGACCGACGACGGGACCGGGGCCACCGGGGGAAAGGCGGACGCTGGGTGA
- a CDS encoding ABC transporter ATP-binding protein gives MSDEHGGFEGIRENLDGNPMIQLFGYATPYWPRLTVGVVASFLTRFARLVPPIIVAAAIDRVLLNNGEPGLLTQAGLLPGGAIASEAAKVAFLRRLVVLAAVAYLVRSVTRFVSRYLLQSAAQKIQRDLRNDTYDHLQRLSMDFFADHQTGGMMSILNSDINRLESFLNTEFRQFIRVVATVGGIAVILSTYSVKLALIALAPVPVIGIASGYFLTWIEPRYRSIRRTVSRLNTRLENNLSGAAVIKAFDRYGFERERVEAQSQRYHDEKVAALRIRRAFFAGLRLLTGVVFVAILYVAGMDFIANPESEAALSAGTFAVFFLYLRRLYSPMRRVGKSANKYQLAKSSAERVFGLLGREPAITEPADPYEPDAIDGGVAFEDVTFAYDEQPVVCDVDLAVESGDTVGLAGPTGAGKSTLLKLVPRFHDPDEGAVRVDGTDVREYRLQTLRDHVAVVEQQPYLFSGTVAENIAYGDREVLAGEQRRARETDADGERPRPDRRRAADAETARERVREAAEAAEAGAFIEDLPKGYDTQIGERGVKLSGGQRQRVAIARALLNDPEIIIFDEATSDVDTETEERIQESLDRLVEDRTAFVIAHRLSTIRDADRIVVMDEGRVVERGTHEELLAERGDYADLWYAQADEGPVSADD, from the coding sequence ATGAGCGACGAACACGGCGGGTTCGAGGGGATACGGGAGAACCTCGACGGCAACCCGATGATCCAGCTGTTCGGCTACGCGACGCCGTACTGGCCCCGGCTGACGGTCGGCGTCGTCGCGTCGTTCCTGACGCGGTTCGCCCGGCTGGTCCCGCCGATCATCGTCGCCGCGGCCATCGACCGCGTCCTCCTGAACAACGGCGAACCGGGTCTGCTGACCCAGGCCGGGCTCCTCCCGGGCGGTGCGATCGCGAGCGAGGCCGCGAAGGTGGCGTTCCTCCGACGGCTGGTCGTCCTCGCCGCGGTGGCCTATCTCGTCCGGTCGGTGACCCGCTTCGTCTCGCGGTACCTCCTGCAGTCCGCGGCCCAGAAGATCCAGCGCGACCTGCGCAACGACACCTACGACCACCTCCAGCGGCTGTCGATGGACTTCTTCGCCGACCACCAGACCGGCGGCATGATGTCGATCCTCAACAGCGACATCAACAGGCTGGAGTCGTTTCTCAACACGGAGTTCCGCCAGTTCATCCGCGTCGTCGCCACGGTCGGCGGGATCGCCGTCATCCTCTCGACGTACTCGGTGAAGCTCGCGCTCATCGCACTGGCGCCGGTGCCGGTCATCGGGATCGCCAGCGGCTACTTCCTCACGTGGATCGAGCCCCGCTACCGGTCGATCCGCCGGACCGTCTCGCGGCTCAACACTCGTCTGGAGAACAACCTCAGCGGGGCCGCGGTCATCAAGGCCTTCGACCGCTACGGCTTCGAGCGCGAGCGCGTCGAGGCCCAGAGCCAGCGCTACCACGACGAGAAGGTCGCCGCGCTGCGGATCCGACGGGCCTTCTTCGCGGGCCTGCGCCTGCTGACCGGCGTCGTCTTCGTCGCCATCCTCTACGTCGCCGGCATGGACTTCATCGCCAATCCCGAGAGCGAGGCGGCCCTGAGCGCCGGTACCTTCGCCGTCTTCTTCCTCTATCTGCGCCGGCTGTACTCCCCGATGCGACGGGTCGGCAAATCCGCCAATAAGTACCAGCTCGCCAAGTCCAGCGCCGAGCGGGTGTTCGGCCTGCTCGGCCGCGAGCCGGCGATCACCGAGCCCGCCGACCCCTACGAGCCCGACGCGATAGACGGGGGCGTCGCCTTCGAGGACGTGACCTTCGCGTACGACGAGCAGCCGGTCGTCTGCGACGTGGACCTGGCGGTGGAATCCGGCGACACCGTCGGGCTCGCGGGTCCGACGGGCGCCGGCAAGTCGACGCTTCTGAAGCTCGTTCCTCGGTTCCACGACCCCGACGAGGGCGCGGTGCGGGTCGACGGGACGGACGTGCGCGAGTACCGCCTCCAGACCCTGCGCGACCACGTCGCCGTCGTCGAACAGCAGCCGTACCTCTTCTCGGGAACGGTGGCGGAGAACATCGCCTACGGCGACCGGGAGGTACTGGCCGGCGAACAGCGTCGCGCCCGCGAGACCGACGCTGACGGCGAGCGACCGCGGCCCGACCGACGACGGGCGGCCGACGCCGAGACCGCCCGCGAGCGGGTCCGCGAGGCCGCCGAGGCCGCCGAGGCGGGCGCGTTCATCGAGGACCTGCCGAAGGGCTACGACACCCAGATCGGCGAACGGGGCGTCAAGCTCTCGGGCGGCCAGCGCCAGCGCGTCGCCATCGCCCGCGCGCTGCTGAACGACCCCGAGATCATCATCTTCGACGAGGCGACCAGCGACGTGGACACCGAGACCGAGGAGCGCATCCAGGAGAGCCTCGACCGACTCGTCGAGGACCGAACCGCCTTCGTCATCGCCCACCGGCTGTCGACCATCCGCGACGCCGACCGCATCGTCGTCATGGACGAGGGCCGGGTCGTCGAGCGCGGGACCCACGAGGAACTGCTCGCCGAGCGCGGCGACTACGCCGACCTCTGGTACGCCCAGGCCGACGAGGGGCCCGTCAGCGCCGACGACTGA